The genomic interval CCATGAGCCTCAGCACGTCCGGGCGCTTGTTTCGGGGCGTGTGGAAGTAGCCTTGGAGCAAATTACGCATCAGGGCCCTGAgagaagggggtgggggggggacaCAATTGCAGCGTAGTCAACAAACAGCCTCTGTTCTGACAACCATaacgttttttttatgtatagatatatttttggggtcgATGGACTCGCTGCCGCCGAATCTCCCAGGtaaaatggattggctacaaGCGCCATTGTTTagcgacaagaaaaaaaaactgtcttttcAGAATGAATGCTAGGCTTTTTAAACTTTTGAGCTTGACTGAATATTACTTTGCCCAAATTATTTTGGTTCGGGATTGCAAATTGAAGCTAAAAAAAGCTATTGTGCTCAagggacatttttattcatttttaacatggaggattaattgttattttgcaagatttttcccaaaaatgggAATGCTTGTAATTTTGCCTTCTAATTTATAAGCTTTTTACAATGGAAATGAATATAGTCTTTACTGGACATTAATAAAAGTAGCAATGGAGGAAATAAAATTATTAAGTTGACATTGGGACTTTGGTTGACTGAATTTCCATCTTATGTTCCCagtatcttattttgaaatactgtatttttcgcactagcctaaaaaaattgcaattgaaaggggaaaataataataagttgCACTGAAGTATAAGTTATGCAGCATTATACATTAAATTAATAAGAAAATAGAGAACAAGAGTCAAAATAAGGATCTGTTAATTaatcattaacattttttttcagaaaaaaagatatcttaaaaacagcataacaagctgttgtcactcaaagtgaaaaataaaatacataactCTCCCTTGAGTGTAAAAAATGGCAGCcctggccaaactatgaaaaaaaagtgcgacctatagtccagaaaatacagcacTTAATTTTCTATAAGGTCTTTGtttggcaaaatgtttaaaattttagcaaaaatgacaaaaaaagaatttatCGGCTAAATTCCACGTCACTCACTTGTCGATTTTGCCTTCCGTGCTGTTCAAGAGGTTCATCAGTTTCTTCTGGGCCTCGTCCAACATCTCTTGTCTTACGTCcactaaacacacaaacacacacacacggacggacatTAGCAATGAACAGACGTAGCCACAACAGTCCGACGCCACTTAGCGTACATGCTACGTTCCATAAGTGGCAGTCAGATAAGAAACTGGGCAAACACATGAGCTCACATGAAAGGTTTACAATAACACTAAAATCTTGACATGTTTGTGTTATTCAAAGGAAGCGAGGTGGAGGGAGCAGACGCCGAGTCGGGGAAAATTGGGCGCCGACGTACGCGAAATGAAATgtgtcgttgttgttgttgattttttgctCACCCTGCCGCTGGAGCTCCTCCATCTGCTCCTCCTTGAGGTCCAGCTGGTCGGCCAGGCGAGACGCCGAGTCCAGAGCGGCGGTGGCCTCGTCCAAGTTGATCTGAAAAGAGGGCGTGCTTTGGCGCTCGGACTCATCTGGCCTTCAGGTGGCGCCGAGCGGACAAAAAGCACCTGAAGGGCCGACGCCTGATCTTCTAGCTTGTCCGCCTTCTTTTGCCACGCCTCCTTCTCCTTCCTCAGCTTGTCCAGCTCGGCAGAGTACATGGCTTTCTCCTCTGAAAGAGAGGACAAATtgcaaaaagaaattaaaattgcGCGTGTATTATTTAAGCCGTAGTTCCTAGCACacatggacatctatcaccgtccacagcagccaatgagttaacgtctttccattttaaaagcTACGTTGTGTATCTACAGCTTTAGTCATCACAAAAAACATATTCAAAGACTTGTAGTATTTCCTAAATAATAATTAGAGAAGAGAAAATATTGCTATTAAAAGTGGAAATGTTTCATATATAAATAATTGATGTCTAAGAGTATAAACAAAGTCAGGATTTGTgtcaccccaaaaaattgaattgaaaatttCCATCATcctgaacattaaaaaaaggcaaatctCCAGAGATCATAATTAAACTCATGTTAATTTCAAACGCAGTGGTTgaactaaaataataatttctatATCGTTGAAAAATACTACTTGTAAATTGGCTCATTTCGACATGCGTGTGTATTGAATTAAACGGCCTTGCCTTGTTGAAACTGCTCTAGCACCATCTGCAGGTTGGAGAGGGAAACTGCGTACTGTTTGACCTGTTCCTGCGAGGTCCTGAGCTGCAAGAGGGCGTCGTCCCGTTGCTTGACCACGCCTCCCAGCTGCTCCTGCAGAGACTCCACCTGCATGCTGGCCTGctgactataaaaaaaataataataataataattaaataaaaatacattccaGAATTATTTTCCGGTCATCTCATCCATCGCGCTTTGCCCTTTGACCTGGCACTCTCCACGGCGCCGGAGGACGTGGCCAGCCGCTCGTCCAGGTGGGCCACGCGGCGCCGAAGCTCCGTCTCGCGGTCCTCGGCGGCCAATGCCTCCCGCGTGTACGAGTCTTCCATCTCCAGCAGGTGGTTGCGGAGCCGCTCCAGCTCCAGGTTGAGGCGCTGTTCCTTGTCGCGGACGTGCTGAAGCTGTCGGATGAATTCATTTCATGAATTGAGCTCCAGTTTTGCGCTGGAAATGAAGATTCACCTCGGTGTGCAACGCGGTGGACTCCATTTGCTTCTGCTTAAGTGCCATGACCACTTGGTCTCGTTCCTGCTGGAAGGCCACTGCTTTGTCCTGCATGGACTTGATTTCGTTCAGGAGTTGATTGAGCTCTCCGGAATTACCCTGCGTTGGAGAAGGGACGACAAAATTGGCTTAAAATCCTCCAAAAGACAAGTAAACGGTGGGCAAAATAGGAGGAAAAGGACGGTGGTCATATTCTAGCAGTTGGGTTGCCAGATTAttcctgtaaaaaaaagtatggtGCTACAGTGACCTGAAATTTTATAGCAGATTTGTTGATTTTGAActgaaaatgattattttattctGTGATCTATCGTTCTACTTTTTGGACCGGGATTTGATCTGACGACTTTAACTTGGCAGTCAAGTATGCTATCTACAGACGTTTTAGAGCAGGGGCAGGGAACCTTTGGctcaagagccacatatggcacctgtaagctaaaatatggaaagcgcCGGTGTGAGAGCCGAGTCCCGGACgaaccaataggagcgtcacgtggGCACCGCGTCGCCGACACTACCTCAAGAgccaattaaataaaaagtaaaaatgattcaactcttctgcatgcatactcacTGATTAGCAACAACCTGAAAcctgaagttttttttcctgaaaaaaaaagcacacattttcaattattttgatatattttctgTGTAAGGCTCTCagggaatatttaaaaaatgacggcCGTGACTCAAGATAGTTATAAAAAGCCAAAATAGCTGGAATACCAATCTGGCAACCACAACTGCTAATGATTAAACTCTTCTGAATGCACACTGACTGATTAGCAACATCCTGaatcctgttgttttttttccagacaaaaaaagcacacattttcatgtattttgacttttaaattctgtgtaAGGCTCTCagggaatattaaaaaaatgacagccgTGACTCAAGATAGTTATACAGAGCCAAAATAGCTGGAATATCAATCTGGCAACCACAGCTGCTAGCATTTTAAGATCCTTTTTGGATGGTTTTGTCGGGAAACCCACCTGTTCTTTGTCTTTGAGCATCTTCTCCACCGTGTCGGCTTTGTCCCTCAGGGCGCCGAGTTCGAACTCGCGCTCCCGCAGCAGCATGGACACCTGCATGTTGGTCTCCTGCAGCGCTCGGAACTCCGAGTCCTTCTCGCGCGAGCTCGCCGCCACCCGTTCGTTCTCGGCCTTCAGCGTCTGGGCGTCCATCTCCAGGATGAGGGCGCGTTCCTTCAGGTTGGTGACGGCCTGCTTGAGAACCTCGTTGTCGCTCTCGCGGTTGCGCAGGGCTTCGCTCACGCGGCTCAGCTGGTCCCCTTTGCTCTTGATGAGGAGGTCCTTGTCCCGGACGGAGCTCTGCAGGGTCTCCAGGCTGGCTCGGATCCGATGGACCTCCTGGGCCTGGTTCCCCTCGAGGATGGGGTCGTCCCGCTGGGCCGGAAGCGACGTCGGGTCCGTCTCAAGGTCCGTCTCGTCTTGGCCTCGTGGAACTTCGATCTGGAGGCGGCCCAGCAGGAGATCCTTGGCGGCGTTGAGCTGGACTAGCCCCCGACGGACCGTGGCCAGCTCGTCGCTGACGTCGCCCAAACGCCGCTCCTTGCGCTGGTAGCTCTGGATCAGCTCGTCGTAGTCGGCCGACATCTTGGAACCGGCGTCGGCGTCGACCAAGACCTGGGCCCGGAGCTGGACCAGCTCCTCCTGAAGCTGCCCCGACTCCTGCTGCATGTTCTTGACGGTGGTGATGACCTGCTGCTTCCACTCCTCCATCTTCTTGACCCGCTGCTTGAGGGCGTCGCGTTCCTTCAGCAGCTCCTCGAACTGGTTGCTGCTGACGCCGCCGGCGTCTCCGCCCGACGACTGCAGCACCGTCACCAGCGTCTGGCACTTTTGTGTCAGGGCGTCGATCTCGATGTCCTTCTCGCGGATGATGCGCGAGAGGTTCTGGATGGTCTCCTTGAACATCTCCTGGTTGCCCGAAGCGTCTCCCGAGCGGGAGAGGCGCTGGTTCTCCTGCTGCAGCTTGAGGAGCGCCGCCTCCTTGCTCGCCACCACGTCCACCAGGCGGTGGTAGTCGGAGCGGAGCTGGCTGTTGTCCCGGGTCTTCTCGTTGAGAACGGCCAGGACCTGCTCCCTCTCCACGCCGAAGGCCTGGAGCTGCTGCTGCAGGAAGAGCACGTCTTGGCTTTGGCTTTGGTTTTGGTTTTGACCGCCACCCATCGTGACTCGTGCGTGGAGCGCCTGGATCTCCAGATCCTTCTGGAGGATCACCTGGGAGAGCTTTCCCACTTGCTCACGAGACAGGGCCAATTGGTCCAGCTCCCTGGTCAGAGACAGGTTCTCCTCGTTGAGCAGGCTGATCTGCGTCTCCTTCTCCTTCATGTCCTTGGCCAGACGTTCCAGTTCCGCCTTGGAGAGGTCGTGCTTCTCGTTGCCGTTCTCCCGCTTCAGGGCGTCCGTCTTGTCCAGGATGAGCCGGTCCCGCTCGGTCGGGCCCCGGGTCTCCGAGGCCCGCCGCAGTTCGGCCAGCTCCCGGTCCTTGGCCCGGAGAAGCCCGTCGGAGTGGAGCGAGGCCCGCTCCAGCTCCTCCCGAGCGTGGACCAGCGCCGCCTGGCGTTCCTCCAGGCTACGGTCGAGATCCCGCGCTCGCTCCTCCAGGCCGGCCGCGGACGACTTGAGGCGGGCGATTTCGGCCTCCAGCTCGGCGATGGCCGCCGGTCTGCTCTGCTGATCCCGCAGGCGCTCCAGCTCCTCCTTCAAGTGGCTGTTGTCCTCCTTCATGGCCGCCAGTTGGCGCTCCTTCTCCTCCAGCGCCCGCCCGAGCGCTACGGTCTCTTCTCGGACGTGGACGAGGCTCGCCTCC from Stigmatopora argus isolate UIUO_Sarg chromosome 15, RoL_Sarg_1.0, whole genome shotgun sequence carries:
- the trip11 gene encoding thyroid receptor-interacting protein 11, which codes for MSSWLGGLGSGLGQVGGSLSSFTGQLSNFTKDMLLEGVEEVGDAATELQLSNSKLADTETALSSSKFECDRMKKLQAELEEKLEASEIQNKQQSDEYRALLQQKDVEISHLKARQSGLQEDVQNLQRSAQRASAGPAPPAIGAGSVGGASHHGFGSDDMDLGEVIWSQQEINRLSNEVLRMEAELTHWRRVSQASTAVGGANTEKAEILKLQRTVEELRDELIRQVDEHQHQLATLQDVQRQKMSDLIRCHQEELKEYEERIEELEEHVQNAPSSRPPEEIQTAAETPPPEESAQLAALRSERDDAREENQALLQSYGRLQSSVEELQERVREQEGKAVHRAQLEWEIQVLRHDLDTAQKETDRLKGLLEQAKAEEEVEHAEILELNTIISKLREENQALEIEKKLSTAVQGAAGEVDGESAEDLRVALESREKTLKATQEERDTLLNELEELDRQNQEATQHLISTKDQLKSAEAELVATKEQKKELERHLEAQKEQLSQSAYALNDLHVSKQQLEANLRELKDQLAHREFLEKEKKKEEEEEPRERELRRTEDGELSDLRLELEKATSEVFQLKMDNGKLKEAAGRAEELSEESREKDALAQMLKRNAAELEASLVHVREETVALGRALEEKERQLAAMKEDNSHLKEELERLRDQQSRPAAIAELEAEIARLKSSAAGLEERARDLDRSLEERQAALVHAREELERASLHSDGLLRAKDRELAELRRASETRGPTERDRLILDKTDALKRENGNEKHDLSKAELERLAKDMKEKETQISLLNEENLSLTRELDQLALSREQVGKLSQVILQKDLEIQALHARVTMGGGQNQNQSQSQDVLFLQQQLQAFGVEREQVLAVLNEKTRDNSQLRSDYHRLVDVVASKEAALLKLQQENQRLSRSGDASGNQEMFKETIQNLSRIIREKDIEIDALTQKCQTLVTVLQSSGGDAGGVSSNQFEELLKERDALKQRVKKMEEWKQQVITTVKNMQQESGQLQEELVQLRAQVLVDADAGSKMSADYDELIQSYQRKERRLGDVSDELATVRRGLVQLNAAKDLLLGRLQIEVPRGQDETDLETDPTSLPAQRDDPILEGNQAQEVHRIRASLETLQSSVRDKDLLIKSKGDQLSRVSEALRNRESDNEVLKQAVTNLKERALILEMDAQTLKAENERVAASSREKDSEFRALQETNMQVSMLLREREFELGALRDKADTVEKMLKDKEQGNSGELNQLLNEIKSMQDKAVAFQQERDQVVMALKQKQMESTALHTELQHVRDKEQRLNLELERLRNHLLEMEDSYTREALAAEDRETELRRRVAHLDERLATSSGAVESASQQASMQVESLQEQLGGVVKQRDDALLQLRTSQEQVKQYAVSLSNLQMVLEQFQQEEKAMYSAELDKLRKEKEAWQKKADKLEDQASALQINLDEATAALDSASRLADQLDLKEEQMEELQRQVDVRQEMLDEAQKKLMNLLNSTEGKIDKALMRNLLQGYFHTPRNKRPDVLRLMGNVLALGQDDMEKMLEEDVAGGVSGWVSSWLGARGAPRRPPAERHLNTSFSEMFVKFLETESTPSLPPLKLPVLDMAPLGPSRRTASNANNPFLAPRSAAVPLSGTGAVPPGGHLLMKPISNALPTFTPVPVAAEARGGAVLEDLLKQ